Proteins co-encoded in one Waddlia chondrophila WSU 86-1044 genomic window:
- the otsB gene encoding trehalose-phosphatase produces MKAVISPENHHAVIFDLDGIITRTASVHAKAWKKMFDDFLKARAEEYKEAFVPFDENVDYLNYVDGKPRYEGIQSFLSSRSINLPMGDPNDGPESLTIYGLGNKKNQLFIDVLQADGIEVYETTIALIHEIRRLGVKTALISSSKNCRSIIKQVGAEDLFDARIDGLDAIERKIKGKPAPDIFLKAAEDLGVDPSHAVVIEDAISGVQAGKKGGFAEVIGVDRSDQRQALLENGADVVVKDLREVEVIDQTAKKPHALENIDKVRERLAGKTPVIFFDYDGTLTPITSHPDKALLDPAIKKTLENMKKRFMIAVISGRDRLDVQEKINIDGIFYAGSHGFDISGPNGQHFEIDEGKKKLPMLGAAEEELNERIPEVKGAWVERKRYSIAIHYRGVSKEKEAEVESIVDEIHRRYKKDLRKAIGKKIFELQPDIPWNKGKALKKLLELFDLDRPEVCPVYLGDDVTDEDAFFAISENGLGIAVQDEDQPTHAHFTVNNVEEVHSFLLQLFNDA; encoded by the coding sequence ATGAAGGCTGTTATTTCCCCTGAAAACCATCACGCCGTTATTTTCGATCTTGACGGCATCATCACAAGAACGGCCAGTGTACACGCAAAGGCGTGGAAGAAGATGTTTGATGATTTTCTTAAAGCGCGGGCAGAAGAGTACAAAGAAGCATTTGTCCCTTTCGATGAAAATGTCGACTATCTCAACTATGTCGATGGCAAGCCTCGCTATGAAGGAATTCAAAGCTTCCTGTCTTCACGAAGCATTAACCTGCCCATGGGAGATCCAAATGACGGACCGGAATCCTTAACCATTTATGGATTAGGCAACAAGAAAAATCAGCTGTTTATCGATGTTCTGCAAGCAGACGGAATCGAAGTCTACGAAACAACCATCGCTCTCATCCATGAAATCCGCCGCTTAGGAGTTAAAACCGCTCTCATTTCCTCCAGCAAAAACTGCCGCAGCATCATCAAGCAGGTAGGGGCAGAAGATCTTTTTGATGCCCGCATCGATGGCTTGGACGCTATCGAACGTAAAATCAAAGGGAAACCGGCTCCCGATATCTTTTTGAAAGCTGCTGAAGATTTAGGTGTCGATCCGTCCCATGCTGTCGTGATTGAAGACGCCATTTCCGGCGTCCAAGCAGGAAAAAAAGGGGGCTTTGCCGAGGTGATTGGTGTCGATCGCTCAGACCAACGGCAAGCTTTACTCGAAAATGGGGCCGATGTCGTCGTTAAAGATCTAAGAGAGGTTGAAGTGATTGATCAAACAGCTAAGAAACCGCATGCCTTGGAAAATATCGACAAAGTACGCGAAAGGCTGGCAGGGAAAACACCTGTCATTTTCTTTGACTACGATGGAACATTGACGCCGATTACAAGTCATCCGGACAAAGCGCTGTTGGATCCTGCGATAAAAAAAACTCTGGAAAACATGAAAAAGCGCTTCATGATCGCTGTGATTAGTGGTAGAGACCGCCTCGATGTGCAGGAAAAAATCAATATCGATGGAATTTTTTACGCAGGCAGCCATGGATTTGATATCTCAGGACCGAACGGTCAGCATTTTGAAATTGACGAAGGAAAAAAGAAGCTGCCGATGCTTGGTGCCGCCGAAGAGGAGCTCAATGAGAGGATTCCGGAGGTTAAAGGCGCTTGGGTGGAACGCAAGCGCTACTCAATAGCCATCCATTATCGCGGCGTTTCGAAAGAAAAGGAGGCGGAAGTAGAAAGCATCGTCGACGAAATTCATCGCCGCTATAAAAAAGATTTAAGAAAGGCTATCGGGAAGAAAATCTTCGAATTGCAGCCGGATATCCCTTGGAATAAAGGAAAAGCCTTAAAAAAGCTTCTTGAATTATTCGATCTGGATCGACCGGAAGTCTGCCCCGTCTATCTTGGAGACGATGTAACTGATGAAGACGCTTTTTTTGCCATCTCGGAAAACGGATTAGGAATCGCGGTGCAAGATGAAGATCAGCCGACCCATGCCCATTTTACAGTGAACAATGTAGAGGAAGTGCACTCCTTTCTACTCCAATTATTCAACGATGCATAA
- a CDS encoding lipid-A-disaccharide synthase N-terminal domain-containing protein, translated as MTDVWRLFLYFPLGLAPAIFFGSRFIVQWIQSERLKQSTVTPLFWKLSLAGNLLFMLHYIIQVQYPFALIQAANGVISWRNLNLMGKRKPFSTGTAIGIMAAALTALTLSFAGQSYLLIGEWDWIRTPTKFINESRVHHSFGWHLLGAFSGALFSSRFWVQWWQAEHRQRSELRSAFWWLSIAGSILSLIYFVGIQDIVSVFNQSFGLIPYVRNLMLINHSKIK; from the coding sequence ATGACTGATGTCTGGCGTCTTTTCCTCTATTTCCCATTAGGTCTGGCTCCTGCAATTTTTTTCGGTTCCCGATTTATTGTTCAATGGATCCAAAGCGAACGACTCAAACAATCAACTGTCACCCCTCTATTTTGGAAACTTTCGTTAGCCGGAAACCTGCTTTTTATGCTCCATTACATCATTCAAGTGCAGTACCCTTTCGCTCTCATTCAGGCTGCAAACGGAGTGATTTCCTGGAGGAACCTGAATCTGATGGGAAAAAGGAAACCCTTTTCTACCGGCACGGCAATCGGGATCATGGCAGCAGCCCTTACAGCGCTAACTTTAAGTTTTGCAGGACAGAGTTATCTTTTAATCGGCGAATGGGACTGGATCCGCACACCAACGAAATTTATCAACGAATCAAGGGTGCACCATTCGTTTGGCTGGCATCTGTTAGGGGCGTTTAGCGGCGCGCTTTTCTCCAGCCGTTTTTGGGTGCAGTGGTGGCAGGCAGAACATCGCCAGCGTTCTGAACTGCGGTCGGCATTTTGGTGGCTCAGCATTGCCGGCAGCATTCTCTCTTTGATTTACTTTGTCGGAATTCAGGATATTGTCAGTGTATTCAATCAAAGCTTCGGGCTCATCCCTTACGTCCGCAACCTCATGCTGATCAATCATTCAAAAATTAAGTAG
- a CDS encoding MFS transporter: protein MKKGMASAGLTLAMMWIAHFLVDVMIGFWSVYKTISGVDLAIAGLIAGICPFIGEGMQLLFGSIGDRGYRKQLFLFGVAATGVSSLLPLYESYFYFFLIFLLTCIGSGAFHPTAVAITSGLTQKRKGLLITIFASGGALGLALSHMIFSLWYLHFQFSTAWLILPALVLVLYTATKTMPGASDRPAQAGRRYGFEALRKLFGYRDLRVLYFSQVCIQSIYWGMMFLLPDVLTSKGYPAWMCFGVGHFVYIIGGAFMMIPGGYLSDRFSARSVLLVSSTMGCALFYLFLLTPYLSIPAALILLALTGASLGMANPVAVALGNKIMPSRPGLVSAFLMGMVWCVAEWLGPGGGGLLTKLFSENAPTFALSTLGLLFCVGTALTALLPSTVDQEFELDLA from the coding sequence ATGAAAAAGGGTATGGCAAGCGCCGGATTGACACTGGCAATGATGTGGATCGCCCACTTCCTGGTCGACGTTATGATCGGTTTTTGGTCTGTATATAAAACAATTTCCGGTGTTGACTTAGCCATCGCAGGATTGATTGCTGGAATCTGTCCTTTCATTGGAGAAGGGATGCAGCTTCTATTTGGCTCAATTGGAGACAGAGGCTATCGCAAGCAGCTTTTTCTATTCGGAGTTGCAGCAACTGGAGTCAGCTCTCTGCTACCGCTGTATGAAAGCTATTTTTACTTCTTCCTTATCTTCTTATTGACATGCATTGGATCAGGCGCATTCCACCCGACTGCGGTAGCGATCACCAGCGGACTGACACAAAAACGAAAAGGGTTGCTCATTACGATTTTCGCCTCCGGAGGGGCTTTAGGGCTTGCTTTGAGTCATATGATTTTCTCCTTATGGTATCTTCATTTCCAATTTTCAACAGCATGGTTGATACTGCCGGCTCTTGTTTTGGTGCTATATACGGCGACAAAGACAATGCCTGGAGCATCGGATCGGCCTGCACAGGCTGGCCGCCGCTACGGATTCGAAGCTCTGAGAAAACTTTTTGGATACCGTGATTTAAGAGTTCTCTACTTTTCACAGGTTTGCATCCAATCCATCTACTGGGGAATGATGTTTCTTCTTCCCGACGTCTTAACCTCTAAGGGATATCCTGCCTGGATGTGTTTTGGGGTTGGACATTTCGTTTACATTATCGGAGGAGCCTTCATGATGATTCCCGGCGGTTATCTGTCAGATCGGTTTTCCGCCCGCAGCGTCCTTCTTGTTTCAAGTACGATGGGGTGCGCTCTCTTTTACCTGTTTTTACTCACTCCTTACCTGTCTATCCCGGCAGCCCTTATCCTTCTTGCGTTAACGGGGGCTTCCTTAGGAATGGCAAATCCTGTTGCCGTCGCATTGGGAAACAAAATCATGCCATCCCGCCCAGGTTTGGTCAGTGCATTCCTCATGGGAATGGTTTGGTGCGTTGCCGAATGGCTCGGACCCGGCGGCGGAGGTTTGCTGACTAAACTGTTTTCGGAAAATGCCCCAACATTCGCATTATCAACTCTTGGCCTTCTGTTCTGTGTAGGGACTGCATTGACAGCTCTTTTGCCAAGCACAGTAGATCAAGAATTCGAGCTTGATCTTGCCTAG
- a CDS encoding transcription antitermination factor NusB, whose amino-acid sequence MDITKTKNPREAAYLALLSSAREESFLIDSLAQWQAKCRPSIQDYHLAREVAYGTTRMALALDHLALQLADKKKLALKLREKILFRMGLYQFHYMDKIPLYAIVDETIKIAKIHCHESFVKFLNACLRKVEEIDPQLPKGETVPELSIRYSYPAYYVQELVQNFGLEKAEEIMEAGNRPSQTMFRVRPQASRPKEANGEIDFLAGTRCGMGVIRDPSLISNISSSSDYYIQNATPAELMSSLAQDFGAPKNILDLCSSPGGKLILAHDLYPDAELSANDVSSGKLKPLSENCAKYGISTTLSSVRGEEFPLAQKFDLVILDVPCSNTGVLNKRPEARWRLSQKTLEQLEEIQLQLLRRGIELLDKGGELWYLTCSVLKRENGRLIDKVCQELSLETRLKEAILPNADGWDGGFGCALRKIG is encoded by the coding sequence ATGGACATCACCAAAACGAAAAATCCTCGGGAAGCTGCATATCTGGCGCTGCTTTCTTCTGCACGGGAAGAAAGCTTTCTTATTGATTCGCTTGCCCAATGGCAGGCGAAGTGTAGGCCTTCTATCCAGGATTATCATCTGGCGCGGGAGGTTGCATACGGGACCACGCGCATGGCCCTTGCCCTTGATCATTTAGCGTTGCAGCTTGCAGATAAAAAAAAGCTCGCTTTGAAATTGCGGGAAAAGATCCTTTTTCGCATGGGGCTCTATCAATTTCATTACATGGATAAGATTCCCTTATACGCAATTGTGGATGAAACGATAAAAATTGCAAAAATCCATTGTCATGAGTCTTTTGTAAAATTCCTTAATGCCTGCTTGCGAAAAGTGGAAGAGATAGATCCACAGTTGCCTAAAGGTGAGACGGTTCCGGAACTGAGTATTCGGTATTCCTATCCAGCATATTATGTGCAGGAACTTGTACAGAATTTTGGTTTAGAAAAAGCTGAAGAGATCATGGAAGCCGGCAATCGACCGTCTCAGACGATGTTTAGAGTACGTCCTCAAGCATCGAGGCCAAAAGAAGCTAATGGAGAGATCGATTTTCTTGCTGGAACTCGGTGTGGGATGGGAGTGATCCGTGACCCCTCTTTAATTTCCAATATCTCCTCTTCATCCGATTATTATATTCAGAATGCTACTCCTGCTGAGTTGATGAGTTCGTTAGCCCAAGATTTTGGGGCGCCAAAGAACATTTTAGATCTTTGCTCGTCTCCAGGAGGGAAATTAATCTTAGCGCATGATTTGTATCCGGATGCGGAACTCTCTGCAAACGATGTCTCCTCGGGAAAATTAAAGCCTTTATCTGAAAACTGTGCGAAATATGGGATTTCAACGACATTAAGTTCTGTGCGCGGGGAGGAATTTCCCTTAGCCCAGAAGTTTGATTTGGTGATTCTTGACGTTCCTTGCAGTAATACGGGAGTTTTAAATAAAAGGCCGGAAGCGAGGTGGCGTTTGTCGCAGAAGACGCTGGAGCAGCTTGAGGAGATCCAGCTGCAGCTTTTGAGGCGTGGAATCGAGCTGCTTGATAAGGGGGGGGAGCTTTGGTATCTCACTTGTAGTGTTCTTAAACGGGAGAATGGCCGCCTAATCGATAAAGTTTGTCAGGAATTATCGCTAGAAACGAGGCTGAAGGAGGCGATCCTTCCCAATGCGGATGGCTGGGACGGGGGCTTTGGCTGCGCTTTGAGAAAGATCGGCTAA
- a CDS encoding SDR family oxidoreductase yields MLPIKKALITGSSRGIGLAIAERLLDKGWNVTGISRTACPTTNPAYTHYAIDLKNLDPLPHLLKAIAKEKENFDTLICNAGEGAFGHLEEFSYKRIQEILHLNFLSQVYVIKTWLPLMKKRKKGDIICIGSEAALAGKRKGSVYCASKFALRGFIQALRQECAADGIRVTLINPGMVKTPFFDSLNFRHGEERDEWISPEDIADAVSMVLNARQGTVFDEINLSPQKHKVVFG; encoded by the coding sequence GTGTTGCCCATAAAAAAAGCTCTTATTACCGGATCCAGCCGAGGCATCGGCCTTGCAATCGCTGAACGGCTATTGGACAAAGGATGGAACGTGACAGGAATTTCCCGCACTGCCTGTCCCACTACCAATCCGGCTTACACACACTATGCGATCGACTTAAAGAATCTCGACCCCCTTCCCCATTTATTGAAAGCGATCGCAAAAGAAAAGGAGAATTTTGACACCTTGATCTGCAACGCCGGAGAGGGGGCATTTGGCCATTTGGAAGAGTTTTCCTACAAACGGATTCAGGAGATTCTTCACCTCAACTTCCTTTCTCAAGTGTATGTGATCAAAACATGGCTTCCACTAATGAAGAAGAGAAAAAAAGGGGACATCATCTGCATCGGGTCGGAAGCTGCCCTGGCAGGCAAACGGAAGGGAAGCGTTTATTGTGCATCAAAATTTGCCTTACGCGGATTCATTCAGGCGCTGCGCCAGGAATGCGCTGCCGATGGCATTAGAGTCACTCTAATCAACCCGGGAATGGTCAAAACGCCATTTTTCGACTCACTCAATTTCCGACACGGGGAAGAAAGGGACGAATGGATCTCTCCAGAAGATATCGCGGATGCTGTCTCTATGGTTTTAAATGCTCGGCAAGGCACAGTATTTGACGAAATCAACCTTTCCCCTCAAAAACACAAAGTTGTATTTGGTTAG
- a CDS encoding SPL family radical SAM protein: MFHAIYYEEEIREHPRTRRLLEKYSDLPHIPCERYGEIFNRKAQNFRIQKQKPALILAKKHGNLTLPTPKGYGIGDQHNYYFSHMLNCIFDCRYCFLQGMYRSAHYVLFVNFEDFFDALKEKLVKHTGEKVSFFSGYDCDSLALEPVTRFVENSLPFFSGHPQATLELRTKSTQIQFLLKHNPLPNVVTAMTLTPKRIAAELEHRAPPLHRRLEALRKLQEQGWKIGLRLDPVIYCEDWREEYDAFYQELFSAISLKGLHSVSLGAFRVPRNIFKKMARLYPEEKLFAHSLEENQEIVSYKEKIEKEMTSFCTNKIMNHIPKEIFYPCCP; the protein is encoded by the coding sequence ATGTTTCACGCCATCTACTACGAAGAAGAAATAAGAGAGCATCCAAGAACGCGAAGACTTCTTGAAAAGTACTCCGATCTCCCCCATATCCCTTGCGAGCGGTATGGAGAAATTTTCAACCGCAAAGCTCAGAATTTCCGCATACAAAAGCAAAAACCTGCTCTTATCCTAGCAAAAAAGCATGGCAATCTGACACTTCCCACACCTAAGGGATACGGTATTGGAGATCAACACAATTACTACTTTTCCCATATGTTGAATTGCATATTTGATTGCAGATACTGCTTTTTGCAAGGAATGTACCGCTCCGCCCACTATGTTTTATTTGTGAATTTCGAAGATTTCTTCGACGCACTGAAAGAAAAGCTGGTAAAACACACAGGAGAAAAAGTCTCTTTTTTTTCCGGCTACGATTGCGACAGCTTAGCTCTTGAACCAGTGACCCGCTTTGTAGAAAACTCGCTGCCATTTTTTTCCGGCCATCCACAAGCAACCCTGGAACTGCGTACAAAAAGCACCCAGATACAGTTTCTGTTAAAACATAATCCCCTTCCGAACGTTGTGACAGCGATGACGCTAACCCCCAAGCGCATTGCTGCAGAACTGGAACACCGCGCTCCTCCGCTGCACAGAAGGTTGGAAGCACTCCGCAAACTGCAAGAGCAGGGTTGGAAAATCGGGCTTCGGCTAGATCCTGTGATCTACTGCGAAGATTGGAGAGAAGAATATGATGCATTTTACCAGGAGCTGTTTTCTGCAATTTCCTTAAAAGGGCTGCATTCCGTCAGTTTGGGAGCATTCCGCGTTCCTCGGAACATCTTCAAAAAGATGGCCCGCCTCTATCCGGAAGAAAAACTTTTTGCCCATTCTCTGGAAGAAAATCAAGAAATCGTTTCTTATAAAGAAAAGATCGAAAAAGAGATGACCTCTTTTTGTACAAATAAGATAATGAATCATATCCCTAAAGAAATTTTTTATCCGTGTTGCCCATAA
- a CDS encoding DUF72 domain-containing protein, which translates to MYIGTAGWQYPEWKHSFYPRGMPTSQFLTYYSEIFDAVELNSSYYRLPRPETIIEWKMRTPSDFKICPRLIQAITFKNKLKKGDNLLKAFLDHFLPLEERLGPVVIEIPENIYFTDENVEPFLDMLGRFSHHYTFVIEPRHVSWMDPNAGKMCEERELTWSISDFCGRIPTIHKTIGSKIYLRFHGTHDLKNSEYTVDTLQYCAAKVQHWLEEGKTVYVFFNNHFGGFALENAKEFKKLIQVPH; encoded by the coding sequence TTGTATATAGGGACTGCAGGGTGGCAATATCCAGAGTGGAAGCACTCCTTCTACCCTAGAGGGATGCCGACAAGTCAATTTTTAACGTACTATAGCGAAATTTTCGATGCGGTCGAGCTCAATTCCAGCTATTACCGTCTTCCTCGCCCAGAGACAATTATCGAGTGGAAAATGCGGACGCCTAGCGATTTTAAAATATGCCCGCGTCTGATCCAGGCAATCACCTTTAAAAACAAGCTAAAAAAAGGAGACAACCTCCTCAAAGCTTTCTTAGACCATTTCCTCCCATTGGAAGAAAGGCTTGGCCCGGTCGTGATCGAAATTCCCGAAAACATCTACTTTACCGATGAAAATGTGGAACCCTTTCTTGACATGTTGGGAAGATTTTCCCATCACTACACCTTTGTCATTGAACCACGGCACGTTTCCTGGATGGATCCTAACGCCGGCAAAATGTGTGAAGAGCGGGAGCTCACCTGGAGCATTTCCGATTTTTGCGGGCGGATTCCTACCATCCACAAAACGATCGGCAGCAAGATCTATCTTCGCTTCCATGGCACGCATGATCTTAAAAATTCAGAGTACACAGTTGATACACTGCAATATTGCGCGGCAAAGGTGCAGCATTGGCTGGAAGAGGGGAAAACTGTCTATGTTTTTTTCAATAATCATTTTGGCGGGTTTGCCCTGGAAAATGCCAAAGAGTTCAAAAAATTGATTCAGGTACCGCATTAA
- a CDS encoding aminopeptidase, giving the protein MRDRRIDRWADVLVNYALQAKSGQHAVIVGEYEALPLIEASYEKFIQKGVVVDVVMSPSAFKETLFAYASDELLSTPSPVTQYIADHCDLYLAIGAEGNSKLLSGVDPKRQAMASQARQPVLEAILNRAAAGKMRWSYTMFPTAAAAQDAEMGTKAYEEMIFNLGALNQEDPVAHWKKVEAEQQKIIDYLSDKHELRFRNPMGTDLRVNISGMKWVNCCGKINFPDGEVYTGPNLKASDGGVNGIARYSFPTLYRNTEVHEIELKFEKGAVVEANASKGQEFLREMIAQDAGAKFVGEIAIGTNYQMTTVTKNILFDEKFGGTFHLALGKGYPQTGNTNASALHWDMIFDLRNGGSITADEKEFYRDGQFLNL; this is encoded by the coding sequence ATGAGAGACAGACGGATCGACCGCTGGGCGGATGTGTTGGTCAATTACGCTCTACAGGCAAAATCAGGGCAGCATGCTGTGATTGTCGGTGAATACGAAGCTCTGCCGTTGATTGAGGCAAGCTATGAGAAATTCATTCAAAAAGGGGTGGTCGTCGATGTTGTGATGTCGCCGAGCGCGTTTAAAGAGACCCTTTTTGCGTACGCTTCCGATGAATTATTGTCGACCCCTTCTCCTGTCACTCAGTATATCGCAGATCATTGCGACCTGTATTTGGCTATTGGTGCAGAGGGGAACTCCAAGTTGTTAAGCGGAGTGGATCCCAAGCGGCAGGCGATGGCATCTCAGGCTCGCCAGCCAGTTCTCGAAGCTATATTAAATCGTGCAGCTGCTGGGAAAATGCGTTGGTCTTACACGATGTTTCCGACCGCAGCAGCAGCTCAGGATGCTGAAATGGGAACAAAGGCGTATGAAGAGATGATTTTTAATCTGGGTGCATTGAATCAAGAAGACCCGGTTGCCCATTGGAAAAAGGTTGAGGCAGAGCAGCAGAAAATCATCGACTATTTATCTGATAAACACGAATTAAGGTTCCGTAATCCAATGGGAACCGATTTGCGTGTGAACATTTCCGGAATGAAGTGGGTCAATTGTTGTGGAAAAATCAATTTTCCTGATGGAGAAGTGTATACGGGGCCGAATTTAAAGGCGTCTGATGGCGGGGTAAACGGTATTGCGCGCTATTCTTTTCCTACGCTGTACCGCAATACCGAGGTGCACGAAATTGAGCTGAAATTTGAAAAAGGCGCTGTAGTGGAAGCAAATGCTTCTAAAGGGCAGGAGTTTTTGCGCGAAATGATTGCTCAGGATGCAGGGGCAAAATTTGTTGGAGAGATCGCAATCGGGACAAACTACCAGATGACAACAGTGACGAAAAATATTCTTTTCGATGAAAAATTTGGAGGAACATTCCACTTGGCTCTCGGGAAGGGTTATCCTCAAACGGGCAATACGAATGCATCGGCTTTGCATTGGGACATGATTTTCGATTTGCGCAATGGCGGATCGATCACCGCAGATGAAAAGGAGTTTTACCGCGATGGACAATTTCTTAATCTTTGA
- a CDS encoding 50S ribosomal protein L11 methyltransferase: MDNFLIFEAELSAEEFFLFEETVGDLVESLNWEGGVVKGMACIDNRVELELRAGRPLAWSPMESVDWLEEDEKKLPPITVGRLFICTSYYTGPIPKEKVLLKLHSSYAFGSGHHPTTEGCLEAIQMLPNVNRALDIGCGSGILALAIEALFGAEVVGSEIDERSAEMARENACGRIKVVHGNGVSSETIIERAPYDLIVSNIHSGPLIDMAQSIASLLSKEGTLILAGLLREQREEVEQAYALQGLVFNGVHGNDPNWPALQFKKK; this comes from the coding sequence ATGGACAATTTCTTAATCTTTGAGGCGGAGCTTTCTGCAGAGGAGTTTTTTCTTTTTGAGGAAACGGTTGGAGATCTCGTAGAGAGCTTGAATTGGGAAGGGGGAGTTGTCAAAGGGATGGCTTGTATTGACAATCGGGTCGAGCTAGAGCTGCGCGCCGGCAGGCCGTTAGCGTGGAGTCCAATGGAGTCTGTCGACTGGCTGGAAGAGGATGAAAAGAAACTGCCTCCAATTACTGTAGGAAGGCTGTTTATCTGCACCTCTTATTACACAGGGCCGATTCCAAAAGAAAAAGTGCTTCTTAAGCTTCATTCCTCTTATGCATTTGGGTCAGGCCATCATCCGACTACAGAAGGGTGTTTGGAGGCAATTCAGATGTTGCCAAATGTGAATCGTGCTTTGGATATCGGATGCGGATCCGGGATATTGGCGTTGGCGATTGAAGCTTTATTTGGCGCAGAGGTGGTTGGCAGCGAGATTGATGAGCGCAGTGCCGAGATGGCGCGGGAGAATGCCTGCGGCCGGATCAAGGTGGTGCATGGGAATGGAGTGTCTTCGGAAACGATCATCGAAAGAGCTCCTTACGACCTCATTGTATCGAACATTCATTCCGGTCCATTAATTGACATGGCGCAATCAATTGCGTCGTTGCTCTCGAAAGAGGGAACGTTGATTCTAGCTGGGCTGCTGAGAGAACAGCGAGAGGAAGTGGAACAGGCTTATGCTTTGCAGGGCTTGGTTTTTAATGGAGTGCATGGAAATGATCCCAATTGGCCGGCTCTTCAATTTAAAAAAAAGTGA
- a CDS encoding carbonic anhydrase — protein sequence MRTHTKRSQASLTPDDALQYLKEGNERFQNNLKANRNLLQQVNQTSEGQFPFAVILSCIDSRTSAELIFDQGLGDIFSVRIAGNFINEDILGSLEYACKTAGSKLVVVLGHTRCGAINAACTGGGNGYIEKLLEKIYPVVEIAKKEQSNEEDAEQFANRVSRLNVEYNVEKIRGQSADLKKLEEEGKIRIVPAIYDVTDGSVTFF from the coding sequence ATGAGGACGCATACCAAAAGATCGCAGGCCAGCTTAACACCGGACGACGCTCTGCAATATTTAAAAGAAGGGAACGAGCGATTTCAGAACAATTTAAAGGCAAACCGCAACCTGCTTCAACAAGTAAACCAAACAAGCGAGGGGCAATTTCCATTTGCTGTCATCTTGAGCTGCATTGATTCACGAACATCAGCCGAGTTGATTTTTGACCAGGGGTTGGGAGATATCTTCAGTGTTCGAATAGCGGGCAATTTCATCAATGAAGACATCCTGGGAAGCCTTGAGTATGCCTGCAAGACAGCGGGGTCAAAACTTGTCGTGGTTCTTGGGCATACCCGCTGCGGAGCAATCAACGCTGCTTGCACAGGCGGCGGGAATGGTTATATCGAAAAGTTGCTTGAGAAAATTTATCCGGTTGTCGAAATAGCAAAAAAGGAGCAGTCAAACGAAGAGGATGCAGAGCAGTTTGCAAATCGTGTTTCCCGTCTTAACGTTGAGTACAACGTGGAAAAAATCCGCGGGCAATCCGCCGACTTAAAAAAGCTTGAAGAGGAGGGAAAAATTCGCATTGTTCCCGCTATCTACGATGTGACAGATGGTTCTGTCACTTTTTTTTAA